The following coding sequences lie in one Maribacter forsetii DSM 18668 genomic window:
- a CDS encoding M48 family metalloprotease, whose protein sequence is MSYTSQTLADLEKEHQAAINTAQEKMLTELNEAQASGNLEKIQEASVVFQNVTTELATEYTAKIEEINALNHKAIVADEPEIYTKKRADIDLNLLVYDGDRDYVIAFQEDELIQKTLEKVNQNSGKFKSRKHLLKSSLRLTKTLAPMLHEIGEHCKSTLKLKADIEFFVYQSDMFNASCYPPDENKLYIILSSGILERFSKEELTFVVGHEIGHVLFEHFDYPVRQILDTGENDLAPIHAMKLYAWNRNAEISADRAGLLCCQDFEAVGRTFFKLSSGVTTDSLDFQLNSYIEQFVDLEEVLNDANHDPSDWYSSHPFSPLRIKALELFNKSETYAAFNTSITGEITEEAMEVEIKRIMSLMEPENLEEEGEHSEKIQRLMFLGGYLISNADGVVDDSEIQALSSIVAPKVFANCMMTIKGLTEDEMISEVQQLTHDLHIVLSVMQKLNILRDLSIISYADGHIDDSEVNVLYNLARLLYINTSFIDRVISDAQGIE, encoded by the coding sequence ATGTCATATACATCACAAACATTAGCAGATTTAGAAAAGGAACATCAAGCGGCTATCAATACGGCGCAAGAAAAAATGTTGACCGAGTTGAACGAGGCTCAGGCATCTGGTAATTTAGAAAAAATACAAGAAGCGAGTGTAGTTTTTCAAAATGTCACTACAGAACTGGCAACAGAATATACTGCCAAAATTGAAGAAATCAATGCATTGAACCATAAAGCAATTGTAGCTGATGAACCAGAAATTTACACCAAAAAAAGAGCAGATATAGATTTAAATTTATTGGTTTATGATGGTGATAGAGATTATGTAATCGCTTTTCAAGAAGATGAATTAATACAAAAAACTTTAGAAAAAGTAAATCAGAATAGCGGCAAATTTAAATCAAGAAAGCACCTGTTGAAGTCTAGTTTAAGATTAACTAAAACTTTGGCGCCTATGCTTCATGAAATTGGAGAACATTGCAAGAGTACCTTAAAGCTTAAAGCTGATATCGAATTTTTTGTATATCAAAGCGATATGTTCAATGCATCTTGTTATCCGCCAGATGAGAATAAATTATATATCATTTTATCATCAGGTATTTTAGAGCGTTTTTCTAAAGAGGAGTTGACCTTTGTTGTTGGTCATGAAATAGGGCATGTTCTCTTTGAGCATTTTGATTATCCGGTAAGACAAATTCTAGATACTGGTGAAAATGATTTGGCACCAATACATGCAATGAAACTTTATGCATGGAACAGAAATGCAGAAATCAGTGCGGATAGAGCCGGACTCCTATGTTGTCAAGATTTTGAAGCTGTAGGGCGTACCTTCTTTAAACTATCTTCTGGTGTAACTACAGACTCTTTAGACTTTCAATTGAATTCGTATATAGAGCAGTTTGTAGATTTAGAAGAGGTTTTAAATGATGCCAACCACGATCCATCAGATTGGTATAGCAGTCACCCATTCAGCCCATTACGAATTAAAGCATTAGAGCTTTTTAATAAGAGTGAAACATATGCGGCTTTTAATACATCTATAACGGGTGAAATTACAGAAGAAGCTATGGAAGTTGAAATTAAACGAATAATGTCGTTAATGGAGCCAGAAAACTTAGAGGAAGAAGGTGAGCATTCAGAGAAGATTCAACGTTTAATGTTCTTAGGTGGTTATTTAATATCTAATGCTGACGGTGTGGTAGATGATTCTGAAATACAAGCTTTAAGTAGCATTGTAGCTCCTAAAGTCTTTGCAAATTGTATGATGACCATTAAAGGTTTAACTGAAGATGAAATGATCAGTGAGGTACAGCAACTTACTCATGATTTGCATATTGTTCTTTCGGTTATGCAAAAATTAAATATTCTTAGGGATTTATCTATTATCTC